ACTCATTCCCCCAAACAGAAGAAGTATAACCTCCAATATAGTAAAAAAAATATAAACCAACCATAATGTTTTTGCCATCTCTTTTATGCGAGGCCTGACTTTCTCTAATTTTACACCAGGCGCTTCCGCGCTGAACAACTTTATTCCACCTGATCCCAACATAGGTAAAATAGCTATATATAAAACAATAATACCCATACCGCCTAACCATTGAGTGAGGCTACGCCAAAAAAGTATGCCTTTCGGCGATAATTCAATATGCTCAAGAACAGAGGCTCCTGTCGTAGTATATCCCGATGCACTTTCAAAGAAACAATCCGTAAAGTTAAGAAATGTATTACAAAAAAGATAAGGCAAAGCAGAAAAAAGAATAGTAAAAAGCCACATAAACACTACTAAAATAAACCCATCTCTGGAATGCAGCTCTCTATCTTTCTGTTTGTAGGAAAAAACATAAAACAGCCCACTAACAAAAAGCGTAATCAAAAAAGATTCTGCAAATGCTGGCCAGGTTTTCTCCGCATAGACAAGAGAAATAAAAAAAGGCAAAAAAAAAGAAAATGAAAATAAAAACAAAAAAAGACTCAATATATAGAAAATCTTTTTCCATTCATGCATCAAAAAAATTCCTTCAACTTCTTCAGGTTCTCATGCAGCGTAAAAACAATCAGCTTATCACCGGGCATAATCATATCTTCACCCTTAGGAATAATTACTTTATCCTTTCTTATAATACCTCCTACCAGACAACCGCGTGGAAACTTAATGTCTTTTATCAATTTATTGGCAACATAAGACCCACTTACCACTACATTTTCTATGGCTTCAACTGCGGACTCAAAAATACTTACTACGGAGACTGTTTGCTCGTGTCTTACAAATCTCAAAATAGCACTGCTGGTAGAAAGTTTGGGAGCAACAATAGCATCTAATCCTAACTTTATTGCTAAAGAAAAATATTCAGCTATATTTATTAAAGTGATTGTCCTTTTCACGCCCATTCGCTTGGACAGGAGAGAAACAAGGATATTAAATTCTTGATCATTAGTCAACGCCATCACACAATCGGAAGAAAACACATTTTCTTCTTTTAAAAGTTCTATATCTGATGCATCTCCTTGAACAACAGAGCTTTTCTTTAATTCTTTGGAAAGAAACTCACAATTTTTCTTATTTCTCTCTATCACCGTTATACTATAACCACTCTTTTCCAATTCTTTGGCAACAAGTTTTCCTATATGTCCACCACCCATAATAACTACACTTTTTATAGGAAAATACTCTTCATTCATTTCATGAGAAAGAGGCATAATATCCTCTTCTCTTGCAATAAACAAAGCAATATCACCAGGGATAAACTTGCAATCGCCACCAGGAATAATCAATTCATTTTCACGGTAAAGACCAACAACAAGAAAGGGAATGTCTATTTCTTTCAATGGTTTAAATGCATAAGGGTTTTTATCCTTTATTTTCAATCCTATAATTTTAACCTTTCCCTGTTCAAACTCCATCACATTTGTGGCAATTGGAATACGCACCAAATTAATAATCTCCCTCGCTGTCACCTTCTCCGGATTTATTACATAGGTTGCATTTATTCCGGAGGAACCCATGAGCACGCTATTTTCATAATATTGAGGGTCTCTCAATCTTACAATCTTATTTCGCACATGAAACAATCTATCAACCATTAAGGTGGCAATCATATTTACCCTATCATCATTTGTAGCCACCACTACAATATCTGCTTTTTCTATCTCCGCTTTTCTTAAAACAGAAAGAGATGTTCCATCACCTTGCACCACACCTACATCCAAATTATCACTGATATTTCTTATTTTTTCAGCATCAATATCTATCACCATTACATCTACATCTTCTTTCTCCAATGTCTTGGCTACATTATAGCCTACACTTCCTGCTCCTATGACAACTATATTAATCATTTCAGTTTCTCTCTCCACTCCTTCACTGTTTTCCTATAATCCTTACTACTAAATAATGCATTACCAGAAACAAATATATCTGCTCCACATTCACGCAACAACTTCACATTCAACCCATTGACACCACCATCTACCTCTATAAGAAAATTATAGTTATCTTTTCTTCTCATCTCATCTAATTCCTCTATCTTCCTGGATACATCTTTTATGAAGCTCTGTCCAGAAAAACCAGGATTAACAGTCATCACCAACACTACATCTACCTCATTAAGCACATACTCCAGAAGAGAGGGATGCGTGGCAGGATTTAGAGCCACGCCAGCTTTTGCTCCTGCGTTTTTCACTTCACTTATCATCCGATGCAGGTGCAGAGATACCTCTTGATGAACGGTAACTATATCTGCACCCGCATCAACAAAAACGGAGGCATATTTCTCTGGATTGGAGATCATCAGATGCACATCCAGGGGAAGATATGTAATTTTTTTTAAATTCTCCACAATAATAGGACCAAATGTGATATTTGGTACAAAATGTCCATCCATAACATCTATGTGTATCAAATCTACCCCTGCCTTCTCTAAAGCTTTTACTTCTTCTTCCAATCTTGTGATGTCTGCAGCCAGAATAGAAGGTGCAATAAGCGTTTTTCTTCTCATTTTTCCCCCACCCTTATTTTTCTAAATTCACCAAATAACTCTTCTAATATATCCTCCATTGTTATTATCCCTAAACATTTTTCGTTTTTTTTCACCACCGATAGATGCATCTTTCTGCTGTTCAAAAGTTTAAACGCCTCATCTGCAGATACACACGGGTCAATAAACAACGCTGGACGTGAAATCTCCTTTATACTTTTTTTCCTTTCTCCCTTCGCAAATTTTAACAAAAATAAGTCCTTCTGATACAAAATTCCTATAATATTTTCTTTAGTTCCCTCATAAACGGGTATGCGAGAATAGTAAATAGATTTTATCTTTTTTAAAACATCCTCCAAAGTTAAATGAGCAGAAAAGATCTTTACATCTTGAAGAGGTATCATAATATCTTTTACTTTCACCTCTTCCCATCGAAATGTCCGCTGAATCATCTCTTCCTCTTCTTTATCCACCACACCCGTGCCTCTTTCCCTCTTTACCAGCTCTTTAAATTCTTCCTCTCCTAATTTTAAAGGCTGCTCTTCCTTTTGTTTGGCCAGAATAACATCTATAACTTTGCTAAAAAAACAAAGAGCATATTTTACAGGACATATTAAATGTCCAAAATAATAAATAGGTTTAGCCACACGAGTGGAAATGAAAATATTACTTCTCATAGCAAGGGATTTAGGCGTCGTTTCACAAAATATTAAGAGAATAAGTGTCATCACTCCAATACTCAAAGCCACCGAAAAGCTCCCCCACATCTTCAAGAATATATCCGTAATTATACTGGATGCAACAATATTTACCGCATCAGTGCCCAAAAGTATGGTAACCAAAAGTTCTCTGGGATTCCGTAATAATCTTTCTACATATTTGTAACTCTCATTATAATGTTCCTCAATATACACCAGTTGAGTGGTCTGAAGAGAGAAGAGAGCTGTTTCACCGGCAGAGAAACAGGCAGAGGCAAAAATCAGAGCGAAAAAAACACAAATTTCAATAACCATTATTCTCTAAAGTGATTGTATCCTTTGTGAGCAATATTCAACCTTTGACCTTCTTCTGAAAATTCTATACCCTTTTCTGTTATCTCGCCGATTATTGTTATGGGAATACCCATAGAAGAAGAAATAGTATGAATATGTTCATACTGGTCGGGAGGTGCGGTAAACAAAAGTTCATAATCCTCGCCTCCAGTTAACAAATCTATTGTTTTTAATCCCCACCTTTTAGGTTCTGCACACAGTGGAATCTTTTCTATACAAATATGCATCCCTACTTTACTTTCCTCACAGATATGCAGAGCATCACTAATTATTCCATCACTGACATCTATCATAGAGGTAGCAACATCTATCAATTTTCTTCCTATATCTACTCTCGCCTCCGGAGCAAGATGTTTTTCTATTATCTTGTCATCTATTCCTTTTTTCAACAAAACCAATCCCATATAAGAGCCACCAATGCATCCTGTAATATAAATCCTATCACCAACTTTTGCCCCACTTCTCAAAATTGCCTTCCCTTTTTCTGTTTCACCTATAACCGTTATACTAATCATCAACTTCTCAGAGCAAGAAGTATCTCCACCGATAATATGAATAGAGAACTTCTCCGCTTCCTCAATAATACCTTCCACTATACACTGCAAATAATTTTGTTCAATACTTTTTGGTATGCACATACTGACTAAGGCATATAGGGGCACACCACCCATCGCTGCTACATCACTCACATTTACTGCCATACATTTTCTACCTAATTTATGTGGAGGATTAAGAGACTTCACAAAATGCACATCCTCTACCAAGACATCGGTTGTCAACAAAAAATCTTTTTTCTCGCCTTTTATTATTGCACAATCATCCCCTATTCCCAGAACCCCTTCTTTTTCCTTACACATCTTTCTCACTATATCTATAAAACCAAATTCCCCTAATTCTCTAATATTCATTCAACATCCTCAAAAATTCTTTTATCTTCCTTTCGTAACCTCTATTTGTAGGTATATAATAGTTAATTTTTTTGGGAATGTAAGCCTGCTTTACATACCCTTTATCAAAATCATGTGGATAGAGATAATGAGAATGAGGAATGTTCTTTAAATGACTCGGCACTTCCATTATAAGCCCTCCTTTTACATCTTTTAGCGCCTTTTCTATGGCCTTATAGGAAGCATTACTTTTGGGTGCAGTAGATAGATAGATGGTGCATTGGGCCAATGGTATTTTTCCTTCTGGCAATCCTATAGCCTCTACCGCTTTATATGTATTCACTGCCACAGACAGAGCTTGAGGGTCAGCATTACCTATATCTTCCGAAGATAAGATAATCAATCTGCGGGCGATAAACAAGGGATCTTCTCCTCCCTTGAGCATGCGCGCCAACCAATACAATGAAGCATCTACATCACTTCCCCTTACACTCTTTATGAATGCACTGATTATATCGTAATGTTCTTCTATCTTATCATATTTAATATTTACACCAAGTAATTTGTTTACTTCATCTTTAGTTATATATGCCTTGTTGGATAAAAGCTCCACACTATTCAATAACCTTCGCCCATCACCGCAAGCAGAGTAAAACAGTAATTTTCTGGCTTCATCATCTATTCTCTTTTTTAAAAAAATCAATGCTTTGTCCAATATTATATTTAACTCATTAAAGGATAAAGCCTTAAACTCATAGATAAGACTGCGGGAACGAAAGGCTTTGGTTAATGTAAATGAAGGATTCTCTGTTGATGTTCCCACCACTACAATTTCTCCTTTTTCCATAAGTGGAAGCAATACTTCCTGCTGAATACGGTTCAATCTATGAATCTCATCTATTAATAAAAGAATGGGTCTTTTCTTTATAGTTTTGAGATTTTTTCTTAAATCCCCCACTGTAAATCCACTGGCATTCATAGAAAGGAGTAAATACTTATGTGTATGAGCAAAAATGTGGGCATAAGCTGTTTTTCCAACCCCCGGTGGCCCAAAAAAGATAAGAGAAAATGGAATCTTTTCCACTTCTAATAAACGAGACAAAGCATCTCTTATATCTGTTTGACCTACAAAATCCTCCATATCCTTAGGCCTTAACATATAAGACAATGGTTCATTCATCATTCAAAAATTCTCTTAATTTAAGTGCATTTTTAGGAGCATAGCCCCGAAAATCGTTGTTGAAATAAACATAAACATCCTTTTCTTTATTTAACTGCTTCTTTACAAACAATGTCCAGCTATACAACTCATCATCCGAATAAGAAGAGGCATACATTTTCTGCGGTCCATGTAAACGAATATAGACAAAATCTGCCGTAATCCAATATATAGTCTCTATTTTCTTCATATGAGAAATACAAAAAGCAACATTATACTTACATAAAATATTGTATGTTTCCTCTGTAAACCAACTTTTATCTCTAAATTCAATACTAAACCGATAATGACCTGGTAAAGCTTTACAAAAATCCAAAAGCAAGCTCTTATTAAATCTTATATTGGGAGGTAGCTGAAATAAAAAGACACCTAATTTTTGTCCTAATGGTTTTAGAATATGCAAAAACAGATAAACTCCCTTTTCTGTATTTTTGAGTAGTCTTTGATGAGTAATCTCTCTGTAAATTTTCGCACTATATACAAAACCATCAGGCACACGCTGAATCCACCCTTTCACAGTCTTGGCTTTAGGCAGATGATAAAAAGTAGAATTAAGTT
This DNA window, taken from Deltaproteobacteria bacterium, encodes the following:
- the thiL gene encoding thiamine-phosphate kinase, translated to MNIRELGEFGFIDIVRKMCKEKEGVLGIGDDCAIIKGEKKDFLLTTDVLVEDVHFVKSLNPPHKLGRKCMAVNVSDVAAMGGVPLYALVSMCIPKSIEQNYLQCIVEGIIEEAEKFSIHIIGGDTSCSEKLMISITVIGETEKGKAILRSGAKVGDRIYITGCIGGSYMGLVLLKKGIDDKIIEKHLAPEARVDIGRKLIDVATSMIDVSDGIISDALHICEESKVGMHICIEKIPLCAEPKRWGLKTIDLLTGGEDYELLFTAPPDQYEHIHTISSSMGIPITIIGEITEKGIEFSEEGQRLNIAHKGYNHFRE
- a CDS encoding DUF72 domain-containing protein, translating into MSNRLYIGTSGFFYKGWRGIFYPSKLETYEWLPYYAGIFNTVELNSTFYHLPKAKTVKGWIQRVPDGFVYSAKIYREITHQRLLKNTEKGVYLFLHILKPLGQKLGVFLFQLPPNIRFNKSLLLDFCKALPGHYRFSIEFRDKSWFTEETYNILCKYNVAFCISHMKKIETIYWITADFVYIRLHGPQKMYASSYSDDELYSWTLFVKKQLNKEKDVYVYFNNDFRGYAPKNALKLREFLNDE
- the trkA gene encoding Trk system potassium transporter TrkA gives rise to the protein MINIVVIGAGSVGYNVAKTLEKEDVDVMVIDIDAEKIRNISDNLDVGVVQGDGTSLSVLRKAEIEKADIVVVATNDDRVNMIATLMVDRLFHVRNKIVRLRDPQYYENSVLMGSSGINATYVINPEKVTAREIINLVRIPIATNVMEFEQGKVKIIGLKIKDKNPYAFKPLKEIDIPFLVVGLYRENELIIPGGDCKFIPGDIALFIAREEDIMPLSHEMNEEYFPIKSVVIMGGGHIGKLVAKELEKSGYSITVIERNKKNCEFLSKELKKSSVVQGDASDIELLKEENVFSSDCVMALTNDQEFNILVSLLSKRMGVKRTITLINIAEYFSLAIKLGLDAIVAPKLSTSSAILRFVRHEQTVSVVSIFESAVEAIENVVVSGSYVANKLIKDIKFPRGCLVGGIIRKDKVIIPKGEDMIMPGDKLIVFTLHENLKKLKEFF
- a CDS encoding HlyC/CorC family transporter, with the translated sequence MVIEICVFFALIFASACFSAGETALFSLQTTQLVYIEEHYNESYKYVERLLRNPRELLVTILLGTDAVNIVASSIITDIFLKMWGSFSVALSIGVMTLILLIFCETTPKSLAMRSNIFISTRVAKPIYYFGHLICPVKYALCFFSKVIDVILAKQKEEQPLKLGEEEFKELVKRERGTGVVDKEEEEMIQRTFRWEEVKVKDIMIPLQDVKIFSAHLTLEDVLKKIKSIYYSRIPVYEGTKENIIGILYQKDLFLLKFAKGERKKSIKEISRPALFIDPCVSADEAFKLLNSRKMHLSVVKKNEKCLGIITMEDILEELFGEFRKIRVGEK
- a CDS encoding ribulose-phosphate 3-epimerase, with product MRRKTLIAPSILAADITRLEEEVKALEKAGVDLIHIDVMDGHFVPNITFGPIIVENLKKITYLPLDVHLMISNPEKYASVFVDAGADIVTVHQEVSLHLHRMISEVKNAGAKAGVALNPATHPSLLEYVLNEVDVVLVMTVNPGFSGQSFIKDVSRKIEELDEMRRKDNYNFLIEVDGGVNGLNVKLLRECGADIFVSGNALFSSKDYRKTVKEWREKLK
- a CDS encoding TrkH family potassium uptake protein; the protein is MHEWKKIFYILSLFLFLFSFSFFLPFFISLVYAEKTWPAFAESFLITLFVSGLFYVFSYKQKDRELHSRDGFILVVFMWLFTILFSALPYLFCNTFLNFTDCFFESASGYTTTGASVLEHIELSPKGILFWRSLTQWLGGMGIIVLYIAILPMLGSGGIKLFSAEAPGVKLEKVRPRIKEMAKTLWLVYIFFTILEVILLLFGGMS
- a CDS encoding replication-associated recombination protein A translates to MMNEPLSYMLRPKDMEDFVGQTDIRDALSRLLEVEKIPFSLIFFGPPGVGKTAYAHIFAHTHKYLLLSMNASGFTVGDLRKNLKTIKKRPILLLIDEIHRLNRIQQEVLLPLMEKGEIVVVGTSTENPSFTLTKAFRSRSLIYEFKALSFNELNIILDKALIFLKKRIDDEARKLLFYSACGDGRRLLNSVELLSNKAYITKDEVNKLLGVNIKYDKIEEHYDIISAFIKSVRGSDVDASLYWLARMLKGGEDPLFIARRLIILSSEDIGNADPQALSVAVNTYKAVEAIGLPEGKIPLAQCTIYLSTAPKSNASYKAIEKALKDVKGGLIMEVPSHLKNIPHSHYLYPHDFDKGYVKQAYIPKKINYYIPTNRGYERKIKEFLRMLNEY